A stretch of the Gossypium hirsutum isolate 1008001.06 chromosome D07, Gossypium_hirsutum_v2.1, whole genome shotgun sequence genome encodes the following:
- the LOC107953640 gene encoding putative glycerol-3-phosphate transporter 1 codes for MGSQHELPADRSYSKPLGIRFLEYIKKAKLSYESHQAIVLIVTFFAYASYHATRKTTSIVKSALDPQSSDVGLKFPWRITYLSAPAESKGLSWALGDGWAPFNGSDGTALLGQLDVAFLSVYALGMYFSGHMGDRMNLRIFLTVGMVGTGLFTSLFGAGYWAKIHSFYYYLIVQMIAGLFQSTGWPSVVAVVGKWFGKKKRGLIMGIWNAHTSVGNITGSLIASALLSYGWGWSFVVPGLLIAFMGLVVFFFLPVSPESVGAYREEDEVDSLRKSEEEEGVTEPLLGSNTELKEKAVGFIEAWKIPGVAPFAFCLFFAKLVAYTFLYWLPYYISHTAIEGKYLSNEAAGNLSTFFDIGGVLGGILAGHISDRLDARAITAATFMYCAIPALYFYRSYGHVSVVMNVALMFICGMFVNGPYALITTAVSADLGTHSSLKGSSKALATVTAIIDGTGSVGAAIGPLLTGYISAESWSAVFTMLMGAALVAGLLLTRLVVAEVAARISESRSQGGSQTGSEAPELDV; via the exons ATGGGTTCACAACATGAATTGCCAGCTGATAGAAGTTATAGCAAGCCTCTTGGAATTCGATTCTTGGAATACATTAAGAAAGCGAAGCTTTCCTATGAAAGTCATCAAGCCATTGTCTTGATCGTAACATTTTTCGCATACGCTAGCTATCATGCAACGAGGAAAACCACCAGCATTGTCAAGAGTGCCCTTGATCCCCAATCATCAGATGTAGGCTTGAAGTTCCCATGGAGGATAACATACCTTAGTGCTCCAGCTGAAAGCAAAGGACTTTCATGGGCTCTAGGAGATGGTTGGGCGCCCTTTAATGGATCTGATGGGACGGCCTTGCTTGGTCAACTTGATGTGGCCTTTCTTTCAGTATATGCTTTAGGAATGTACTTCTCTGGACACATGGGTGATAGAATGAACCTAAGGATCTTTCTGACAGTGGGAATGGTTGGAACTGGCTTGTTTACTTCACTATTTGGTGCTGGGTATTGGGCTAAAATCCATAGCTTTTATTACTACCTGATAGTGCAAATGATTGCTGGGTTGTTTCAATCGACGGGATGGCCTTCGGTTGTTGCAGTAGTTGGTAAATGGTTTGGGAAGAAAAAGAGAGGGCTGATTATGGGTATATGGAATGCTCACACATCTGTTGGCAACATTACTGGTTCTTTGATTGCTTCAGCACTATTGAGCTATGGATGGGGTTGGTCCTTTGTTGTGCCAGGTCTGCTTATTGCTTTCATGGGCTTGGTGGTTTTCTTTTTTCTGCCTGTTAGTCCCGAATCAGTCGGTGCTTATAGAGAAGAAGATGAAGTGGATTCACTTAGGAAGAGCGAAGAGGAAGAGGGAGTTACGGAGCCTCTATTGGGCTCAAATACGGAGCTCAAGGAAAAAGCTGTAGGGTTCATTGAGGCTTGGAAAATTCCTGGGGTTGCTCCTTTTGCTTTCTGCCTCTTCTTTGCCAAATTGGTCGCTTACACATTTCTCTATTGGCTTCCATACTACATTAGCCATACAG CGATTGAGGGTAAATATTTATCCAATGAGGCGGCTGGAAACTTGTCGACATTTTTTGATATTGGAGGGGTGCTTGGAGGAATCTTAGCTGGACACATTTCTGATCGTCTAGATGCGAGAGCCATAACTGCGGCAACTTTTATGTATTGTGCTATCCCTGCTCTGTATTTCTACCGTAGTTACGGACACGTTTCCGTGGTGATGAATGTAGCTCTCATGTTCATCTGCGGAATGTTCGTAAATGGCCCCTATGCTCTTATAACAACTGCTGTCTCAGCAGACCTGGGAACACACAGTTCATTAAAAGGGAGCTCCAAGGCATTGGCAACGGTAACAGCAATCATAGATGGAACAGGCTCTGTTGGTGCTGCAATCGGACCATTATTAACTGGTTACATCTCTGCGGAGAGCTGGAGCGCGGTTTTCACAATGCTCATGGGAGCAGCACTAGTTGCAGGGCTA
- the LOC107953637 gene encoding peroxisomal membrane protein 11B translates to MNDTVDKLVIFLAKRDGIDKLVKTFQYVSKLVNWQVETTHPDLANRFKQWEVSSGLSRKAFRTGRFLTGFNGLRRNPGATPTFKFLAVLANAGEMVYFFFDHFLWLSRIGTLDAKLAKRMSFVSAFGESFGYIFFIVSDLIVMKQGVEAERKLMALQEEEENSKDAKEKIRKIRGDRVMRLMAVAANVADLIIAAAEIEPNPFCNHPLSLGISGLVSAWAGWYRNWPS, encoded by the coding sequence ATGAATGACACAGTAGACAAGCTTGTGATCTTTCTAGCCAAGAGAGATGGCATTGACAAGCTTGTGAAGACCTTCCAATACGTCTCTAAGCTTGTTAACTGGCAAGTAGAAACCACACACCCAGACCTAGCAAACAGGTTCAAACAATGGGAGGTCTCCTCCGGTCTTAGCAGAAAAGCCTTTAGAACAGGCAGGTTCCTCACTGGTTTCAATGGGTTGAGAAGGAACCCTGGTGCCACCCCAACATTCAAGTTCCTAGCTGTACTTGCTAATGCAGGAGAGATGGTGTATTTCTTTTTCGACCACTTTCTATGGCTATCGAGGATTGGAACATTGGATGCCAAGTTGGCTAAGAGGATGAGCTTCGTATCTGCATTTGGTGAGTCATTCGGTTATATTTTCTTCATTGTTTCAGATTTGATCGTCATGAAACAAGGGGTTGAGGCCGAAAGGAAGCTCATGGCtttacaagaagaagaagaaaattcaaaagATGCAAAAGAGAAGATAAGAAAGATAAGAGGGGATAGGGTGATGAGGCTGATGGCCGTGGCAGCAAATGTTGCTGATTTAATAATTGCAGCTGCAGAGATCGAGCCAAACCCTTTCTGCAACCATCCTCTGTCTCTTGGTATCAGTGGCTTGGTCTCTGCATGGGCCGGTTGGTACAGAAATTGGCCCTCATAG
- the LOC107953638 gene encoding dynein light chain, cytoplasmic isoform X1: MERQRSYNGRRNIDERPKNLSQCRLQRSSSLPPVARAPPPPPPPNQLKLAAMAIDLNVRLRSADMPLAMQERAIRKARALVDAKNPGITKPTQVAMCLKKEFDALYGPAWHCIVGKSFGSFVTHAGGGFLYFSVDKLCFLLFKTEVRPLVKPPSLHRLKINNA; encoded by the exons ATGGAGAGACAACGTTCTTATAATGGACGAAGAAATATTGACGAAAGACCCAAAAATCTTTCACAATGTAGGCTCCAGCGTTCTTCATCTCTGCCGCCGGTCGCCAGAGCTCCGCCACCACCTCCTCCTCCAAACCAATTGAAACTAGCAGCAATGGCCATCGATTTGAACGTCCGCCTGAGATCCGCCGATATGCCTCTCGCAATGCAAGAGCGAGCTATCCGGAAAGCCAGAGCTTTAGTCGACGCTAAAAACCCAGGTATTACCAAACCTACGCAGGTCGCAATGTGCCTTAAGAAG GAATTTGATGCGTTGTACGGACCGGCATGGCATTGCATAGTGGGGAAGAGTTTTGGGTCGTTTGTGACGCACGCCGGCGGAGGATTCTTGTACTTCTCGGTGGACAAGCTTTGTTTCCTTCTCTTCAAGACGGAGGTTCGTCCGCTTGTTAAACCTCCTTCCTTGCATAGATTGAAAATTAATAATGCCTAA
- the LOC107953638 gene encoding dynein light chain, cytoplasmic isoform X2: MERQRSYNGRRNIDERPKNLSQCRLQRSSSLPPVARAPPPPPPPNQLKLAAMAIDLNVRLRSADMPLAMQERAIRKARALVDAKNPGITKPTQVAMCLKKEFDALYGPAWHCIVGKSFGSFVTHAGGGFLYFSVDKLCFLLFKTEGWNW, from the exons ATGGAGAGACAACGTTCTTATAATGGACGAAGAAATATTGACGAAAGACCCAAAAATCTTTCACAATGTAGGCTCCAGCGTTCTTCATCTCTGCCGCCGGTCGCCAGAGCTCCGCCACCACCTCCTCCTCCAAACCAATTGAAACTAGCAGCAATGGCCATCGATTTGAACGTCCGCCTGAGATCCGCCGATATGCCTCTCGCAATGCAAGAGCGAGCTATCCGGAAAGCCAGAGCTTTAGTCGACGCTAAAAACCCAGGTATTACCAAACCTACGCAGGTCGCAATGTGCCTTAAGAAG GAATTTGATGCGTTGTACGGACCGGCATGGCATTGCATAGTGGGGAAGAGTTTTGGGTCGTTTGTGACGCACGCCGGCGGAGGATTCTTGTACTTCTCGGTGGACAAGCTTTGTTTCCTTCTCTTCAAGACGGAG GGTTGGAATTGGTGA